A portion of the Toxoplasma gondii ME49 chromosome VIIb, whole genome shotgun sequence genome contains these proteins:
- a CDS encoding hypothetical protein (encoded by transcript TGME49_258900), whose protein sequence is MCDLLQHPDIVGRILSCLAWRERRQLAAVCVSWREAAETSPCWSDLDLTFADATKAFTNLVHSATQASNPRPSHRRQKVAGRVSLCRLNFKDNPTPFRWVQTLQLSVYSSEETAALLSLLLFPTRQSSGVCSASRPQLHENGKVAPDGKDTIHDPCAAGHRHLPAVIDDMDQDATAEGSADLLMPALRRLDVYRGVGQRGCGVFWIDTPVRLLSTIPSFFPVSNSLQGRQRIRCCAPSAPSTDTASSPILRDSFPFQSSQSRSVAALNSACDFLSNSKASESPSFRSEADDSPSLASGPNVEGVLPGSLPSFLDCLGPRSWRELPVNPFLEEVSTLASSAEDSPVERAESTASSDPPCQFASLPFLECLVVEAPLPITLIRGLRGRLPRLRHLSVTQVINYSSVERREQGHRNRELPSDLERLRALRSFFQALPPNQLQTVCVSLACVPAPECLFEGRSPWEDTAQAEREEDSQLESASAWNTLIERVANTLPPEDDTSNGAAEWRTRPARGLPEDGDDVMELLTSCHAESLESLWLPDIPVSYPVLQRFLSQCKKIKSWHLAGWAALMAATLGAPL, encoded by the exons ATGTGCGATCTTCTCCAGCATCCAGATATCGTTGGTCGGATCCTCTCATGCCTAGcgtggcgagagagacgtcAACTAGcagctgtgtgtgtgtcttggCGAGAGGCAGCTGAAACAAGCCCCTG ctgGAGTGACCTTGACTTAACTTTCGCCGACGCGACCAAAGCGTTCACGAACCTGGTTCATTCTGCGACGCAGGCCTCCAACCCCCGTCCCTCACACAGGAGGCAGAAGGTTGCCGGACGGGTATCCCTCTGTCGCCTAAACTTTAAAGATAACCCTACGCCTTTTCGATGGGTTCAGACGCTGCAGTTGTCTGTGTATTCGAGTGAGGAGACGgcagcgcttctctctcttttgctctTCCCTACTCGTCAATCGTCAGGAGTCTGTTCTGCCTCGCGGCCACAACTACACGAGAACGGAAAGGTCGCTCCTGACGGCAAGGACACAATCCATGACCCCTGTGCTGCCGGACATAGACACCTTCCTGCTGTAATTGACGATATGGACCAGGACGCTACGGCAGAAGGGAGCGCAGATTTGTTGATGCCTGCACTGAGACGACTTGACGTGTACCGCGGCGTCGGACAAAGGGGATGTGGAGTCTTTTGGATAG ATACCCCTGTTCGACTTTTGTCGACTAttccgtctttcttcccGGTCAGCAACAGTCTCCAAGGCCGGCAACGGATCCGTTGTTGTGCTCCGTCGGCTCCTAGCACAGACACCGCTTCATCTCCAATTCTTCGTGATTCGTTTCCGTTTCAGTCTTCACAATCCAGATCCGTTGCTGCACTTAACTCTGCGTGCGATTTCTTATCAAATTCCAAGGCCTCTGAGTCTCCGTCTTTCCGGAGCGAAGCAGATGATTCTCCGTCTCTGGCCTCAGGACCAAATGTGGAGGGAGTCCTTCCGggttctttgccttcttttctcgactgCCTTGGGCCTCGTTCTTGGCGAGAACTTCCAGTGAATCCCTTCCTGGAAGAAGTATCGACACTTGCGTCTTCGGCTGAAGATTCTCCTGTCGAAAGGGCGGAATCAACAGCTTCCAGTGACCCGCCGTGCCAGTTCGCGTCATTGCCTTTCCTTGAATGTCTGGTGGTGGAGGCTCCGCTGCCCATCACTTTGATTCGTGGACTCAGGGGACGTCTGCCACGACTGCGGCATCTAAGCGTGACACAAGTCATCAATTATTCTTCTGTTGAACGGCGTGAGCAAGGACATCGAAACCGAGAGCTGCCCTCAGATCTGGAGCGCTTGAGAGCGCTTCGAAGTTTTTTCCAGGCCTTGCCGCCAAACCAACTCCAaactgtctgtgtctcgctgGCTTGCGTACCGGCACCTGAGTGTCTTTTCGAGGGAAGGTCGCCATGGGAGGATACAGCgcaagcagagagggaggaagactcTCAATTAGAGAGTGCAAGTGCGTGGAATACATTGATAGAGCGGGTCGCGAACACTTTGCCGCCCGAGGACGACACTTCAAATGGGGCTGCAGAGTGGCGAACAAGACCTGCTAGAGGGCTTCctgaagacggagacgacgtCATGGAACTACTCACTTCCTGCCACGCTGAAAGTCTTGAATCGCTATGG TTGCCAGATATTCCTGTATCATATCCAGTCCTTCAGCGATTCCTGTCGCAATGCAAGAAGATTAAATCTTGGCATCTTGCAGGGTGGGCGGCGCTTATGGCTGCGACGCTGGGGGCACCTCTGTaa
- a CDS encoding hypothetical protein (encoded by transcript TGME49_258890~Predicted trans-membrane domain (TMHMM2.0):9-32), with amino-acid sequence MAEEQRSKQPTWARLAMLLLGGFAIGFFVYAIHEHYFTRDDGVTRQAPLLSRLRGMNTESVTRASVNRDSTPAISTADPQPPYAVIPAFTDAPSNSNSSGTGSSEMLGGSIISGGDSILVDTSAPASPPQGAASEATSQNASLINVLRPEAAEKQEADAYRIVAFAVDDSEHVIDVTDAEPNAGVLP; translated from the coding sequence ATGGCAGAGGAGCAGCGGAGCAAGCAGCCTACTTGGGCGAGGCTTGCGATGCTTCTCCTTGGTGGCTTCGCGATTGGTTTCTTCGTTTACGCAATTCATGAGCACTACTTCACCAGAGATGATGGCGTGACTCGACAGGCTCCGTTACTCTCTCGACTACGAGGAATGAACACCGAATCCGTGACAAGGGCATCGGTAAATCGGGACAGCACACCGGCGATTTCTACAGCGGACCCCCAGCCGCCTTATGCAGTCATCCCCGCATTCACGGATGCCCCCTCAAACTCAAACTCGAGCGGCACTGGAAGCTCTGAGATGCTGGGGGGTTCAATTATTTCCGGTGGGGATAGCATTCTCGTGGACACGTCTGCGCCTGCCTCCCCTCCCCAAGGGGCCGCTTCCGAAGCTACTTCCCAAAACGCTTCCTTGATTAATGTGCTGCGACCCGAAGCTGCTGAGAAGCAAGAAGCTGACGCTTACAGGATCGTCGCCTTTGCCGTTGACGACAGTGAACACGTTATCGATGTAACAGACGCGGAGCCGAACGCTGGTGTCCTCCCTTAG